In the Choloepus didactylus isolate mChoDid1 chromosome 5, mChoDid1.pri, whole genome shotgun sequence genome, one interval contains:
- the LOC119535506 gene encoding immediate early response 3-interacting protein 1-like, with protein sequence MAFTLYSLLQAALLCISAITVLHKEHFLKNTGWETNQGIGRVGEESGIKSALLMNLIISVRAVMRVPLIIVNSIVIVLLYNMGQDPWGKWRLGRKDAT encoded by the coding sequence ATGGCCTTTACTCTGTACTCACTGCTGCAGGCAGCCCTGCTCTGCATCAGTGCCATCACTGTACTGCACAAGGAGCACTTCCTCAAGAACACTGGCTGGGAAACAAACCAGGGAATTGGCAGAGTTGGGGAGGAGTCAGGAATCAAATCTGCTCTGCTAATGAATCTTATTATATCTGTAAGAGCTGTGATGAGAGTGCCTTTGATAATAGTAAACTCAATTGTAATTGTATTACTTTATAATATGGGTCAAGATCCATGGGGGAAATGGAGACTTGGAAGAAAAGATGCAACGTAA